From a single Asticcacaulis sp. MM231 genomic region:
- a CDS encoding SDR family oxidoreductase yields MKIALITGGSRGLGRNMAQHLAARGTDIIFTYRTRKDEADSLIDELKPMGRKAVALQLDAGVTGGFDAFTAQVREALQTTWGRDRFDVLINNAGTGLYAPFAETTEAQFDEVMNLHFKGVFFLTQKLLPLIHDGGVILNVSSGLARFSYPGSSAYAAMKGAIDVLTRYQAVELGARRIRVNSIAPGAIATDFGGGRVRDDAHLSAAIASQTPLGRVGLPDDIGGAVAMLVSDEAGWINGQRIELSGGIHA; encoded by the coding sequence ATGAAAATCGCACTCATCACCGGCGGCAGCCGCGGCCTCGGCCGCAACATGGCCCAACATCTCGCCGCCAGGGGCACAGACATTATCTTCACCTACCGCACGCGCAAGGACGAGGCCGACAGCCTGATCGATGAACTGAAGCCTATGGGCCGCAAGGCCGTGGCCCTGCAACTCGATGCCGGCGTTACGGGCGGCTTCGACGCCTTTACCGCGCAGGTGCGCGAGGCGCTGCAAACCACCTGGGGCCGCGACCGCTTCGACGTCCTGATCAACAACGCCGGCACGGGCCTCTATGCGCCCTTTGCTGAGACGACGGAGGCGCAGTTCGATGAGGTGATGAACCTGCACTTCAAGGGCGTCTTCTTCCTCACGCAGAAACTGCTGCCGCTGATCCATGACGGCGGCGTGATCCTGAATGTATCGTCTGGTCTGGCGCGCTTCAGCTATCCCGGCTCTTCGGCCTATGCCGCCATGAAAGGCGCCATCGATGTGCTGACGCGCTATCAGGCGGTGGAACTGGGCGCACGCCGTATTCGTGTCAATTCGATCGCGCCGGGCGCCATCGCCACCGATTTTGGCGGCGGTCGCGTGCGTGACGATGCCCATCTCAGCGCCGCCATCGCCAGCCAAACGCCGCTGGGTCGCGTGGGTCTGCCGGACGATATCGGTGGCGCGGTGGCCATGCTGGTATCGGATGAGGCTGGCTGGATCAATGGCCAGCGCATCGAACTCTCAGGCGGGATTCATGCCTGA
- a CDS encoding LysR family transcriptional regulator, whose product MNCLEAMTAFVRVAELSSFTAAAQSLGLPKSSASAAVSQLEAHLKIQLFHRTTRRVQLTHDGQAYYERCRDVLAELDELDAMFERTQGALTGALRVDMPVSMARNFLMPRLPEFLSQHPGIAIELSCTDRRVDVVAEGFDCVIRVGSLSDSALMSRPLGLMHTGNYASPAYLARHGEPQTLDDLAGHHLIHYALTLGARPFGFEYRDGDEYKVIDMPGRITVNNTEAFSSAALAGLGIFQSPRTGNRHHVAEGRLVEILPAYEAEPLPVSMIYPRRRHQASRVRAFMDWVVEIMRDYLD is encoded by the coding sequence ATGAATTGCCTCGAAGCCATGACCGCCTTTGTCCGCGTCGCCGAACTGAGCAGCTTCACGGCGGCGGCGCAGTCGCTTGGCCTGCCGAAATCGAGCGCCTCGGCGGCCGTCAGCCAGCTTGAGGCGCATCTTAAAATCCAGCTTTTCCACCGCACCACGCGACGGGTTCAGCTTACCCACGATGGTCAGGCCTATTATGAGCGCTGCCGCGATGTGCTGGCCGAACTTGACGAACTGGACGCCATGTTCGAGCGCACGCAAGGGGCGCTGACGGGCGCCTTGCGCGTCGATATGCCGGTCAGCATGGCGCGTAATTTTCTGATGCCGCGCCTGCCGGAATTTCTCAGCCAGCATCCGGGGATCGCTATCGAACTGTCCTGTACCGACCGGCGGGTCGATGTGGTGGCGGAAGGCTTCGACTGCGTGATCCGTGTCGGTAGTTTGAGCGACTCGGCCCTGATGTCGCGTCCGCTCGGCCTGATGCACACGGGCAATTATGCCAGCCCGGCCTATCTGGCGCGCCATGGCGAACCGCAGACCCTCGATGATCTGGCTGGCCATCACCTGATCCACTATGCCCTGACACTCGGTGCGCGGCCATTTGGTTTCGAGTACCGCGACGGCGATGAGTACAAGGTGATCGATATGCCGGGGCGGATCACGGTCAACAACACCGAAGCCTTCAGCAGTGCCGCCCTGGCGGGCCTCGGCATCTTCCAGTCACCACGCACCGGCAATCGCCATCATGTCGCTGAGGGCAGGCTGGTGGAAATTTTGCCAGCCTATGAAGCCGAGCCCCTGCCGGTGTCGATGATTTATCCGCGTCGCCGCCATCAGGCCAGCCGCGTCCGCGCCTTTATGGACTGGGTGGTCGAGATCATGCGCGACTATCTGGACTGA